The DNA segment ATCAACATTCTCGGCATGTCAGCCGTGGTACGAACACCTTTTAGGTTGGTGAGACCAGCGACATTGCACACGCCTAAAGCCGGGCGCGTTGCCGTGTCGTTGACTCATAGCCCGGCTGGACGTAAACCGTGACCCCGTTTGCCCTTATCTTCCTCGCTCTGGCCATGTCAACGGACGCTTTCGCAGCGGCCATCGGCAAAGGCTCCGCACTGCACAAACCCCGCTTTCTCGAAGCCCTGCGCACCGGCTTGATATTCGGCGTCATCGAAGCTATCACCCCGTTGATTGGCTGGGCCATCGGCCGCGCCGCGTCAGTATGGGTCGCCGACTGGGACCACTGGATTGCCTTCACCCTGTTGATCGGCCTGGGCCTGCACATGATCTACAACGGCGTGAAAGACGACGGTGAGGAAGAACAGGAAAGATCCAGCCAGCACTCGTTGTTCATCCTTGCCGTTACCGCCGTGGCAACCAGCATCGACGCCTTGGCAGTGGGGGTGGGCCTGGCATTTGTCGACGTGAACATTCTGGTTGCCTCAGCGGCGATTGGTCTGGCGACGCTAGTGATGGTGACCATCGGCGTGATGCTTGGGAGAGTGCTCGGCACGATGGCCGGTAAACGAGCCGAGATTGTCGGCGGCGTGGTGCTGATGATTGTGGGCGGGACGATTCTGTTTGAGCATTTGACGGCTTGAGCCTCATAGAATCCCCCAGTAAACAGGGGGATCCATACAGCCAGGGCTCTATCGGGTGATCAATTGATAATCGAGCGGATCACGTCTTTATTCTGCTGCTGTTGCCCTTGATTATTCTGCCGTTGCGGTTGTTGCTGCTGACGCTGAAACTGCTGCATCTGCTGACCCTGGCGAATGATATCGTCAGTGCTGCTGCCGGAAGAGGCGTTGAACGCCGGGCGGTTGAACGCATTCGGCGGAGCGACATAGTTAC comes from the Pseudomonas sp. StFLB209 genome and includes:
- the mntP gene encoding manganese efflux pump MntP, with translation MTPFALIFLALAMSTDAFAAAIGKGSALHKPRFLEALRTGLIFGVIEAITPLIGWAIGRAASVWVADWDHWIAFTLLIGLGLHMIYNGVKDDGEEEQERSSQHSLFILAVTAVATSIDALAVGVGLAFVDVNILVASAAIGLATLVMVTIGVMLGRVLGTMAGKRAEIVGGVVLMIVGGTILFEHLTA